Within the Staphylococcus argenteus genome, the region CAGAAACTTGTTTTTTGTCGCGACCTTTACGTTCGAATTTAACAACGCCGTCGATTTTAGCGAATAATGTATCATCGCCACCACGACCTACATTTTCACCAGGGTAAATTTTAGTACCACGTTGGCGATATAAAATTGAACCACCTGTTACGAATTGACCGTCAGCACGTTTAGCACCTAAGCGTTTTGATTCAGAGTCACGTCCGTTTTTTGTAGAACTTACCCCTTTTTTAGATGCGAAGAATTGTAAGTTTAATTTTAACATCGGAATGCACCTCACTTATAATTTAATCTAATATTCTCATTATATTCTTCTTCAATAGTTTGTAAAGAAACAAGCATTGCTTGAAGAATTAATTGCGCTTCATCGTTATTTGTATCAACACTTCTTATATGAAAATGACCACCATTGTCATCATAATTGATATCTGGTCTTTCAGATGTCAATCCTATAATCGCATTAACACTACCAAACAATACAGCTGAAGCTCCAGCACAAACGATATCATGACCATATTCACCATGGTTAGCATGGCCATCCATAATAACGTCTGTTACTTTGCCTTCATCATTAACTGTGACATCAACAGTAATCATAATAATTACGCGTTGATTTTATCGATTGTTAATTTAGTGTATGGTTGACGATGGCCTTTTTTACGTTTTGAATTTTTACGACGTTTGTATGTGAATACAGTGATTTTCTTACCGCGTCCTTGTTTATTAACAGTAGCAGTAACTGTAGCACCTTCAACTGTTGGCGCTCCAACTTTAACTGAATCTCCACCTACAAATAATACTTTATCAAATGTAAAAGTATCACCTTCGTTTACGTCTAATTTTTCAACGAAGATTTCTTGACCTTCTTCTACTTTGATTTGTTTTCCACCTGTTTCAATAATAGCAAACATACTTTGCACCTCCTGTATAATAAGTCACGCCATATATAGGTGACATATG harbors:
- a CDS encoding ribosomal-processing cysteine protease Prp, which encodes MITVDVTVNDEGKVTDVIMDGHANHGEYGHDIVCAGASAVLFGSVNAIIGLTSERPDINYDDNGGHFHIRSVDTNNDEAQLILQAMLVSLQTIEEEYNENIRLNYK
- the rplU gene encoding 50S ribosomal protein L21; the encoded protein is MFAIIETGGKQIKVEEGQEIFVEKLDVNEGDTFTFDKVLFVGGDSVKVGAPTVEGATVTATVNKQGRGKKITVFTYKRRKNSKRKKGHRQPYTKLTIDKINA
- the rpmA gene encoding 50S ribosomal protein L27 — translated: MLKLNLQFFASKKGVSSTKNGRDSESKRLGAKRADGQFVTGGSILYRQRGTKIYPGENVGRGGDDTLFAKIDGVVKFERKGRDKKQVSVYAVAE